The window GACGGTCACGGAGACGGTCGAGAGCGTGCCGGTCGTGGGGTCGGTCGCGGCGCCCGTGCTCGGCACGGTGACGGACGCGACCTCGTCGGTCGTCGACACCACCACCGACCTCCTCGCGGACTCGCCCATCTCGCGCGTGACCGCACCGATCCTCGACGCCGTCGGCCGCCTTCCGATCGTCGGCGGGATCGTCGTGGACTCCGGCGCGTCCGACCTCGTGACCGAGGTGGTGGGCGTGGTCGATGACGTGACCGGCGTGATCGGCGGCACCGTCGACGAGACCGTGCCGCCCGTGATCGACGGCCTCCAGCCCGGAATTCCGCCGGTGAGCGACGGATCGCTCCCCGCCGCCGCGGTGGCTCTCACCTCCGCGCCCGCGTCCGCGCTGCCCGGCGCGACGACGCCCGGCGTGTCCGCCGCGATCTCCGGCGCCTCCGACGAACGCGCCGAGGGGGCCACGCCGCCCGCCGACCCTGCCGAGGGCGATCACACCCCCACGCCCGGCAACGCACCCCCCGGTGCCCCCGCCGCCCCGTCTTCCTCCGCCACCTCCGGCGGAGGCACCCCGTACGCCCACGCTCGCCTCGGCGACGACGGCGTGCTCCCGCTCCGTGCCTGGGAGCGGGTTGCCGGCGCCTCGGACGATGCCCTCCCCGGCTCGCCCGTCGCCGACACCGACGTCTCTCCTGACTGACTGACCGTCGCGCCATCCCCGCGGATGGCAGATGCCGTGCTGCGCGCGCACCTCATCGCGTGCACCCATCAGACACCCCAGTCATGTCAGGAGAACCATCATGCGTACTTACGCGAAGCGAGCCCTGTGGGGCGCGCTCCTCGCCGGCGGGATCACCCTGCTCGGCGCGACGGCCGCCAATGCGGCCGAGACATCCGGAGACGACGGACTGCTCTCCGGCACCCAGGCGGTGGCACCCATCACGGCGCCGATCACGGTCGTGGACAACGCGATCTCCGTGCTCGGCGATGCGGTGGCTCCCGCACCGGCCCCGGCTCCGGCCCCGGCCCCCGCTCCGGCACCGGCCCCCGCTCCGGCTCCCGCACCCGCTGCGGAGACGGACGGCGGCTCGGGCACCGCGTCGGGAACCCAGGCGGTCGTGACCGTGAACCTGCCCGTCACCGTGTCGGGCAACGCGATCAGCCTCACCGACGACTCCACGACCAGCACCCCGGCCGCCGCTCCACCCCAGAGCGCGGCTCCCCAGGCCCCTGACGCGGCCGGGGTGCTTTCCCTCGACACCGACGGCATGGACGGTGTGCTCTCGGGCACGCAGGCCCTGCTCGCGGTGAACGCCCCGGTGACCGTGTCGGGCAACTCGCTGTCGCTCCTGGGCGACAGCGAGTCGGCCTCGACCGACGCGGAGGCCGCAGCACCGGCTCCCGCGACCGGCGTCGATGCGGGCACCAGCGGTGAGGACGGCACGGCCAGCGGCACGCAGGTCGTCGCCCCCGTGACGGCTCCCGTGACCGTGACCGGCAACGCCATCTCGCTGCTCGGCGACAGCGCCAGCACCGGCGGCACCGGCACCGGCACGGCTCCCACCGCACCCGCGAACGGCGGCAGCCCCGCCACCTCGGGTGAGGACGGCGTCGTCGGCGGCTCGCAGGTCGTCGCACCCATCACCGCCCCCATCGGCGTGACCGGCAATGCCATCTCCGTGCTCGACGACGCCACCGTCACCGGCGGCACCACCGGTACCGGGACCACGGCCCCGACCGCACCCGCGAACGGCGGCGCCCCCGCCACCTCGGGTGAGGACGGCACCGCCAGCGGCACCCAGGTCGTCGCCCCGGTGACGGCCCCCGTGACCGTGACCGGCAACGCCATCTCGCTCCTGGGAGACAACGCCACGAGCGGCACCACCGGCACGGGCGGCACCCCGTCCGCACCCGCCACCGGCGGCATGCCCGCCACCTCGGGTGAGGACGGCACCGCCAGCGGCACCCAGGTCACCGCGCCCGTCACCGCCCCCATCGGCGTGACGGGCAACGCGATCTCCGTGCTCGACGACGCCACCGTCACCGGCGGCACCACCGGCACCGGGACGACGGCCCCGACCGCACCTGCGGCCGGCGGCAGCACCACCACCGGTGAGGACGGCACCGCCAGCGGCACCCAGGTCACCGCACCCGTCACCGCCCCCATCGGCGTAACGGGCAACGCGATCTCCGTGCTCGACGACGCCACCGTCACCGGCGGCACCACCGGCACAGGCACGGCCCCGACCGCACCCGCGGCCGGCGGGATCACCACCGGTGAGGACGGCATCCTCGGCGGCACCCAGGTCACCGCACCCGTCACCGCCCCCATCGGCGTGACGGGCAACGCGATCTCCGTGCTCGACGACGCCACCGTCGCCGGCGGGACCACCGGCACCGGGACCACCCCGACCGCTCCGGCGACCGGCGGCGGGATCACCACCGGTGAGGGCGGCATCCTCGGCGGCACCCAGCTGGGTCTGCCCGTGACGCTTCCGATCACGATCGGCGGCAACGCCATCTCGGTCGTGGGCGAGAGCACCGTGACCGGCCCGGGCACCACGCCCGGAACCGACCCCGGAACTGACCCGGGCACGGACCCCGGTACGGACCCCGGTACGGACCCGGGAACCGACCCCGGAACCGACCCGGGCACGGACCCCGGCACCACCCCCGGAACGAACCCCGGCACCACTCCGGGCGCGTCCGGGATGGCCTGGGCGTCGGGCGCAGCCGTCTCCGGTGAGGCCACCGGTCTCGCCATGACCGGCGGTGCACCGTCGCCCGCGCTGTGGGCGATCGCCGCCCTGCTGCTTCTGGGAGGTGCGGGCCTGCTGCGCCGTCGCACGGCGTAGGCGCTGAGCCCCGGCGGCGCCGGTGTCCTCGGGGGAGGAGACACGGCTCCGCCGGTGCGCGGCAGCGTCCGCTCGTGCGGTGCGTCCCCCGCACCTCCTCTGCCGAGCGCGACGGCCGCGCGACACGCGGATGCCCCGTGGCGAACCGCCACGGGGCATCCGTTCACGCCTGCGCTCAGCTCGTCAGCGCGGGTATCGGCTGACTCGCGTGGGGCTGGTCGCCCAGCTCGGCCTGCAGCTCCCACAGCCGCACCTTGAGCTGCTCGCGCACCTCCGCGTAGGCGGGGTCGTGGTACACGTTCACCAGCTCGTCCGGGTCGGCCTCCAGGTCGTACAACTCCCACTCCGGCGCGAACCGGAACGGCGACGACCCGGGCAGACCCATCCCGTCGCTGTAGAAGTAGATGAGCTTGTGGGCCTCCGTGCGGATGCCGTAGTGCGCGAGCACATGGTGGTTCTCGTCGTCGTTCTCGTAGTAGCGGTAGTAGAACGCGTCGCGCGTCGGCTCGTCGGATCCGGTCAGCTGCGGAAGGAAGCTCTTCCCCTGCATCCGCTCGTGCGCATCGACCCCGGCGGCATCCAGGAAGGTCTGCGCGAAATCGACGTTCGTCACGATCTGCTCCATCGGGGCCGCGGGCGCGATCCGCTCCGGCCACGACACGAGCAGCGGCATCCGGATCGACTCCTCGTACATGAAGCGCTTGTCGAACCACCCGTGGTCGCCGAGGAAGAAGCCCTGGTCGGAGCTGTACGTGAGGAGGGTCGAATCCCGCACGCCGTGCGCGCCGAGCCAGTCGATCACCCGCCCGACGTTGTCGTCGACCGAGGCCACGCAGCGCAGGTAGTCCTCCATGTACCGCTGGTACTTCCACAGCGCGAGCTCGTCGGGCGTCAGGTCCTGCGGCGGCTCCACCTTGAGGTCGTCCAGCGTCAGGTGCTCCGCGATGCGCATGGTGGCATGCTTCGCCGCGCTCGCCCGGCCCGCGTAGTCGTCCGTGAACGTGGACGGCACGGGGATCGGGTCGCTGTACAGGTGGGCGTGCGCCTCGTCGGGCTCCCACGCGCGGTGCGGCGCCTTGTGATGGATCAGCAGGCACCACGGCTCATCGCCCTCCAGCGACTCGAGCCACTGCAGCGACAGGTCGGTGATGATGTCGGTCGCGTAGCCCTTCTCGATGTGCACGCCGTCGGCGGTGAGGATCTGCGGATCGAAGTACTCGCCCTGATCGCGCAGCACCGCCCAGTAGTCGAAGCCCTGCGGATCATGGCCGGGCCCCTCCCCCATGTGCCACTTGCCGACGATGGCCGTCCGGTAGCCCGCCTCCTTGAGCTGCGACACGAACGTCGGCTGGCTCGCGTCGATGGGGGTCACCAGGGTCGAGACGCCGTTGACATGGCTGTACGTGCCGGTCAGGATGCTGGCGCGGCTCGGGGTGCACAGCGAGTTCGTGCAGTAGCAGTGATCGACGCGACGACCGGACTGCGCGATCTCGTCGATGCGCGGGGTCGTGTTCACCACCGACCCGTAGGCGCCGATCGCATGCGTGGCGTGGTCGTCGGTGAGGATCATGAGGATGTTCGGTCGCCGGGCGGTCATCGTGCTTCTCTCTCTGCGGGGCGGTGGTACGCGTCGGTGGCGATCTCGGCGGGAGGGGCCGTGAGCCCGGAGAGGTCGATGGGCTCCCAGCGACCGGTCGTCATGGAGCGATAGGCCGCGTCGATCACCGCGTTGTCGATGACGCCGTCGGCCAGGGTCTGCCGCGGCGCGACACCCGCGCGGAAACTCTCGATGAAGTGCGCGAACTGGCCGTGGTAGCCGTACGTGCGCGGCTCGTCGAGCACGGGCCGCAGCCAGCCGCGGGTCGAGCCGGCCTTCTCCCCCACGTAACCGAGCTCCTGTCCCGCGAACGCCGCGAGGGCACCGGGGCCGGTCTCGTCCACGCCGAGCCAGCCGTCCGAGCCGTGGATCTCGCGCCGGTTGTCCAGCCCGGGGCGGTGCGTCCAGCCGGCCTCGACCTGGGCGACACGACCGTCGTCGAACCGCATGAGCAGGACCGCGTTGTCCTCGGAGTCCACGTCGTCGCGGTCGAGCCGGTCCCCCCACGCGAAGGCCTCCACGGGGGTCGCGCCCTCCAGGAACCAGCGCCCGACGGCGACACCGTGGCAGCCGAGACCGCGCAGCGGCCCTCCGCCCATGCGCGCGATCTCCCTGGCGTGCTTGTGCGGGCTGCCGTGGGCCTCGCGGGCGCGCACGGTGAGCACCCGACCGATGCCGCCCGCGTCGACCATCGCCTTGGCGTGCATGACCGCGGGCGAGAAGACCGCGGTCTCCGCATAGCCGTGCCACACGCCCGCGGCGGTGACGGCGGCCAGGCACGCCGCGGCCTCCGCGCCGCTGCGACCGAGCGGCTTGGTGCAGATCACGGCCTTGCCCGCGGCGGCCGCGGCCGTCACCGCGTCGAGGTGCGCGTCCTGCGGCACGGCCACGACCACGATGTCGACATCGGCCAGGGCGACCAGCTCCTCGACGCTGGCGACCACGTCGCGCACGCCGAACCGGCCGGCGAGCTCTCTGCCCCGTTCGGGCGAGCGCGCGGCGAGGGCGACGACCTCGTGGTCGCGCACCTCCGCCAGGGCCCGGAGGTAGAACTCGGCGACGAAACCGGAGCCGACGATGCCCAGCCCGACGGGACCCGTCACGAGCGGTCCTTCATGGCGGCAGCGAACAGCTCGGTGTTGACGAACGACGCCGGATCGGTCATGTCCTCCATGCGACCGGACTGGACGAACACCCGCATGATCGACTCGTACTGCTCGAACGTGGTGCCGTCCTCGTTGTTCGCGAGGATCTCGTCGGACGGCGTCCACCCGGAGATGCTCGCCTGCTGCGTCAGCTGGTCGACCGGGGCACCGGACGCGGCGGAGGCCCACTCGACGACCTGCTCCGTGTCGTCGATGCGGTAGTCGTTCACCTCGGCGTACACCTCAAGGAAGCGCTGCACAGCGTCGGCCTTGCCGTCGACGGCCTCGTTCGACGCGACCCACGACCCGAGGAACGACGTCTCCGGGAACGAGGCGTTGTCGGCCACCGTCACGGTGTCCGGCACGCTGTCGAGGATCTGCGCGCTCAGCGGCGAGAAGATCGCGGCGATGTCGATCTGCCCGCCGACGTAGGCGCTGACGACGCTCGGCGGGTCGAGCACCACGCGCTCGACGTCGTCGAACGTGAGCCCGGCCTCCAGGAGCGTGAGCGCGAGGATCATCTCCCCCGACCCGCCCTCGGGCACACCGACGCGCTGCCCCTTGAGGTCTTTCGGATCCTCGACGCCGCTGCCCGGGCGGGCGAGCACCACGTCGCCGAGCGAGGTCTCGCTGGGCACGATCACGGTCGCCTGTCCGGTCGCCGGAAGCCAGGTCGCCCCGGCGCCGATGTACCCGACGTCGATCTGGCCGGCCTGCATCGCCTGGATCTGGGTGGGGCCGTTCGTGAACGGCGTCAGCGTCACGTCCAGGCCGTACTTCTCCCACAGACCCAGCTCGTTCGCGGCGGCGATCACGCCGACGCCGTTGATGCTCGTGTCGATGTAGCCGACGTTCAGGGAGACCGGCTCACGGGCCTCGCCTCCGGCGTCGGACGAGGGGGCCGGTTCGGCCGAGCCCGTGCAGGCGGACAGGGCGATCGTGAGTGCGGTGACGGCCGCGGCGGCGACGGCCGCCCGACGGGTCCGGGTGGGGAAGCGCATCATCGGGTTCCTTACGTGATCGGGTGGGAGTGCGGTGGGTCGTGCGGGTGCGGATCCGCCGGGTCAGGCGGTGGTGGGTTCCGGCTGGTGGTGCACGCCGCGCCAGACGCGGGCGCGAAGGGCGGCGAACTCGGGAGACAGGCGCATCTCCTCGGTGCGCGGGTAGGCGAGCGGCACGTCGATCACCTCGGTGATCCGTCCGGGCCGCGGGCTCATCACGATCACGCGGTTGGCGAGGAACACGGCCTCGTCCACGTCGTGGGTGATGAACACGGCGGTGCGCCGCTCCTGCTGCCACGTCTCGAGCAGGTTCTCCTGCATGCTCACCCGGGTCAGCGCGTCGAGCGCGCCGAACGGCTCGTCCATCAGCAGGATCGACGGCTGCGCGGCATAGGCGCGGGCGATCGCGCAGCGCTGCTTCATGCCGCCCGAGAGCTCCTTCGGCAGCGCGCCGGCGAAGTCGCCCAGGCCCACGAGGTCGAGGTAGTGCTGGGCCACCTGCTCGCGCTCGGCCTTCTTCATGCCGCGGATCCGCAGGCCGAACTCGACGTTCTGCCGGGCCGTGAGCCACGGGAAGAGCGCATACTGCTGGAAGATCACGCCCCGGTCGGGCCCGGGCCCCGTGACCGGTCGGCCGCCCACGAGCACCTCCCCCTCGGTGGGGTCGAGGAGCCCCGCCATCAGGTTCAGCAGGGTGCTCTTGCCACAGCCGCTCGGC of the Microbacterium sufflavum genome contains:
- a CDS encoding sulfatase family protein: MTARRPNILMILTDDHATHAIGAYGSVVNTTPRIDEIAQSGRRVDHCYCTNSLCTPSRASILTGTYSHVNGVSTLVTPIDASQPTFVSQLKEAGYRTAIVGKWHMGEGPGHDPQGFDYWAVLRDQGEYFDPQILTADGVHIEKGYATDIITDLSLQWLESLEGDEPWCLLIHHKAPHRAWEPDEAHAHLYSDPIPVPSTFTDDYAGRASAAKHATMRIAEHLTLDDLKVEPPQDLTPDELALWKYQRYMEDYLRCVASVDDNVGRVIDWLGAHGVRDSTLLTYSSDQGFFLGDHGWFDKRFMYEESIRMPLLVSWPERIAPAAPMEQIVTNVDFAQTFLDAAGVDAHERMQGKSFLPQLTGSDEPTRDAFYYRYYENDDENHHVLAHYGIRTEAHKLIYFYSDGMGLPGSSPFRFAPEWELYDLEADPDELVNVYHDPAYAEVREQLKVRLWELQAELGDQPHASQPIPALTS
- a CDS encoding ABC transporter substrate-binding protein, whose protein sequence is MMRFPTRTRRAAVAAAAVTALTIALSACTGSAEPAPSSDAGGEAREPVSLNVGYIDTSINGVGVIAAANELGLWEKYGLDVTLTPFTNGPTQIQAMQAGQIDVGYIGAGATWLPATGQATVIVPSETSLGDVVLARPGSGVEDPKDLKGQRVGVPEGGSGEMILALTLLEAGLTFDDVERVVLDPPSVVSAYVGGQIDIAAIFSPLSAQILDSVPDTVTVADNASFPETSFLGSWVASNEAVDGKADAVQRFLEVYAEVNDYRIDDTEQVVEWASAASGAPVDQLTQQASISGWTPSDEILANNEDGTTFEQYESIMRVFVQSGRMEDMTDPASFVNTELFAAAMKDRS
- a CDS encoding beta strand repeat-containing protein — encoded protein: MRTYAKRALWGALLAGGITLLGATAANAAETSGDDGLLSGTQAVAPITAPITVVDNAISVLGDAVAPAPAPAPAPAPAPAPAPAPAPAPAAETDGGSGTASGTQAVVTVNLPVTVSGNAISLTDDSTTSTPAAAPPQSAAPQAPDAAGVLSLDTDGMDGVLSGTQALLAVNAPVTVSGNSLSLLGDSESASTDAEAAAPAPATGVDAGTSGEDGTASGTQVVAPVTAPVTVTGNAISLLGDSASTGGTGTGTAPTAPANGGSPATSGEDGVVGGSQVVAPITAPIGVTGNAISVLDDATVTGGTTGTGTTAPTAPANGGAPATSGEDGTASGTQVVAPVTAPVTVTGNAISLLGDNATSGTTGTGGTPSAPATGGMPATSGEDGTASGTQVTAPVTAPIGVTGNAISVLDDATVTGGTTGTGTTAPTAPAAGGSTTTGEDGTASGTQVTAPVTAPIGVTGNAISVLDDATVTGGTTGTGTAPTAPAAGGITTGEDGILGGTQVTAPVTAPIGVTGNAISVLDDATVAGGTTGTGTTPTAPATGGGITTGEGGILGGTQLGLPVTLPITIGGNAISVVGESTVTGPGTTPGTDPGTDPGTDPGTDPGTDPGTDPGTDPGTDPGTTPGTNPGTTPGASGMAWASGAAVSGEATGLAMTGGAPSPALWAIAALLLLGGAGLLRRRTA
- a CDS encoding Gfo/Idh/MocA family protein codes for the protein MTGPVGLGIVGSGFVAEFYLRALAEVRDHEVVALAARSPERGRELAGRFGVRDVVASVEELVALADVDIVVVAVPQDAHLDAVTAAAAAGKAVICTKPLGRSGAEAAACLAAVTAAGVWHGYAETAVFSPAVMHAKAMVDAGGIGRVLTVRAREAHGSPHKHAREIARMGGGPLRGLGCHGVAVGRWFLEGATPVEAFAWGDRLDRDDVDSEDNAVLLMRFDDGRVAQVEAGWTHRPGLDNRREIHGSDGWLGVDETGPGALAAFAGQELGYVGEKAGSTRGWLRPVLDEPRTYGYHGQFAHFIESFRAGVAPRQTLADGVIDNAVIDAAYRSMTTGRWEPIDLSGLTAPPAEIATDAYHRPAEREAR
- a CDS encoding ABC transporter ATP-binding protein — translated: MTAMISIRGVSKHYETSRGTVRSLDDVDLDVADGEFITLVGPSGCGKSTLLNLMAGLLDPTEGEVLVGGRPVTGPGPDRGVIFQQYALFPWLTARQNVEFGLRIRGMKKAEREQVAQHYLDLVGLGDFAGALPKELSGGMKQRCAIARAYAAQPSILLMDEPFGALDALTRVSMQENLLETWQQERRTAVFITHDVDEAVFLANRVIVMSPRPGRITEVIDVPLAYPRTEEMRLSPEFAALRARVWRGVHHQPEPTTA